From Vogesella sp. XCS3, the proteins below share one genomic window:
- a CDS encoding RnfH family protein — protein sequence MTERIAVEVAYALPARQKIVRLTLAAGSNALQAVQASGLAAEFADIDMANLKLGIFSKAIKVDTVLREGDRVEIYRPLQADPKAVRRQRAEAGLAMKKGGD from the coding sequence ATGACTGAGCGCATTGCAGTAGAGGTGGCCTACGCGCTGCCGGCGCGCCAGAAAATTGTTCGCCTGACGTTGGCCGCAGGCAGTAATGCGCTGCAGGCGGTGCAGGCTTCGGGGTTGGCCGCAGAGTTTGCCGACATCGATATGGCCAACCTCAAGCTGGGTATTTTCAGCAAGGCGATCAAGGTGGATACCGTGCTGCGCGAGGGCGACAGGGTAGAGATCTACCGCCCGCTGCAGGCCGACCCGAAAGCGGTGCGCAGACAGCGTGCCGAAGCCGGCCTGGCCATGAAAAAGGGTGGCGACTAG
- the smpB gene encoding SsrA-binding protein SmpB, translated as MSIIDNRKAFHDYFIEEQLEAGLVLEGWEVKAIRAGRVQLKESYVIYRNGAFYLFGCHITPLQSASTHIKPDPVRDRKLLLKQEQISRLIGKVERAGYTMVALNLHFSKGNIKADIGLAKGKKQHDKRETEKEREWQREKQRLIRNKG; from the coding sequence ATGAGCATTATCGACAACCGCAAGGCCTTCCACGACTACTTTATCGAGGAACAACTCGAAGCCGGTCTGGTACTGGAAGGCTGGGAGGTCAAAGCAATTCGCGCCGGGCGCGTACAGCTGAAAGAAAGCTACGTCATTTACCGTAACGGCGCTTTCTACCTGTTTGGCTGCCACATCACCCCGCTGCAATCCGCCTCTACCCACATCAAACCCGACCCGGTGCGCGACCGTAAACTGCTACTGAAACAAGAGCAGATCAGCCGCCTGATCGGCAAGGTGGAACGCGCCGGCTACACCATGGTGGCGCTGAACCTGCACTTCAGCAAAGGCAATATCAAGGCCGATATCGGCCTAGCCAAAGGCAAGAAGCAGCACGACAAGCGTGAAACCGAAAAAGAACGCGAATGGCAGCGCGAAAAACAGCGCCTGATCCGCAACAAGGGCTAA
- a CDS encoding diguanylate cyclase, with product MTTHNPIDTARETLKQLTMRKLLPTPDNFERVYCEIAQVPQETRKNKLAELILRAFENLPSADSSYKIALTKLRKAIEDEKWELIPQLVMDLSTLHQRSREVTQSWGQLVLDLIRAWETRTPDMGQRYKQSALERVIATFGNAPDELNEKLVNLAKTWLQSGSNNSVGIEVAGLESDTDTAAADTLPAATGNVVIASSQWRAWMEVLQYALKFGIEPRLVHYPEMMPLFDEVQQALQHIEADDEIGSFFPRLRAFLIRLELISQDDKRLVSGLSGLMQLMLQNVAELNRSDSYLVGQIASLQQILSQPNISIQHIYQLESSLKEVIHKQGNLRHSLDEATSSLRALLDTFLDKLSLMTDHTGDFHQRISSHSDRIKSSQNASELTGILQDLLSDTANMQDSLKQSHSELLAAKQDVQSAQSRIGELEKALEAASAKVKEDQLTGAFNRRGLEEHFDREIHRAERSGQPLSVALIDVDNFKQLNDRYGHLTGDDVLKYLVDMMHHSLRTSDIVGRFGGEEFVVILPDTPVNEAVELVQRLQRELTKNFFLANQDKLVVTFSAGVALWHRGEQDCDVIERADRAMYQAKLAGKNRTLSAEN from the coding sequence ATGACGACACACAATCCCATCGATACCGCACGGGAAACCCTCAAACAGCTCACCATGCGCAAGCTGTTGCCCACACCGGACAACTTCGAGCGCGTCTACTGCGAAATCGCTCAAGTACCGCAGGAAACCCGCAAGAACAAGCTGGCCGAGCTGATACTACGTGCCTTTGAAAACCTGCCTTCCGCAGATTCCAGCTACAAGATCGCCCTCACCAAGCTGCGCAAAGCCATCGAAGATGAAAAGTGGGAGCTTATTCCGCAGCTGGTCATGGATTTATCTACCCTGCACCAGCGCAGCCGCGAAGTCACCCAGAGCTGGGGCCAGCTGGTGCTGGACCTGATCCGCGCCTGGGAAACCCGCACACCCGATATGGGCCAGCGCTACAAACAGTCGGCGCTGGAACGGGTCATTGCCACCTTTGGCAATGCGCCTGACGAGCTCAACGAAAAACTGGTCAACCTCGCCAAAACCTGGCTACAGTCTGGCAGCAACAACAGCGTCGGCATAGAAGTTGCCGGCCTGGAGAGCGACACCGACACCGCAGCAGCCGACACGCTGCCCGCCGCGACAGGCAACGTCGTGATCGCCAGCAGCCAGTGGCGCGCCTGGATGGAAGTGCTGCAATACGCGCTGAAGTTCGGCATAGAGCCGCGTCTGGTGCACTACCCGGAAATGATGCCGCTGTTCGACGAAGTACAGCAGGCGTTGCAACACATTGAAGCTGATGACGAGATCGGCAGTTTCTTCCCGCGTTTGCGTGCCTTCCTGATCCGCCTGGAGCTGATCTCGCAGGATGACAAGCGCCTGGTATCCGGCCTGTCCGGCCTGATGCAGCTGATGCTGCAAAATGTGGCCGAGCTGAACCGCTCCGACAGCTACCTGGTGGGCCAGATCGCCAGCCTGCAGCAAATCCTGTCGCAACCCAATATCTCGATCCAGCACATCTACCAGCTGGAATCCAGCCTGAAAGAGGTTATCCACAAACAGGGTAATCTGCGCCACTCGCTGGACGAAGCCACCAGCTCGCTGCGCGCCCTGCTGGATACCTTCCTGGACAAGCTGTCGCTGATGACCGACCACACCGGTGATTTCCATCAGCGCATCAGCAGCCATAGCGACCGCATCAAGAGCTCGCAGAATGCCAGCGAGCTCACCGGCATCCTGCAAGACCTGCTGTCCGACACCGCCAATATGCAAGACAGCCTCAAGCAGTCGCACAGCGAACTGCTGGCCGCCAAGCAGGATGTGCAGTCGGCACAAAGCCGTATCGGCGAGCTGGAAAAAGCGCTGGAAGCCGCCAGCGCAAAAGTGAAGGAAGACCAGCTCACCGGTGCCTTCAACCGCCGTGGACTGGAAGAACACTTCGACCGCGAAATCCACCGCGCCGAACGCAGCGGCCAACCCTTGTCGGTAGCCTTGATCGACGTAGACAACTTCAAGCAACTGAACGACCGCTACGGCCACCTGACCGGTGACGACGTACTGAAGTACCTGGTGGACATGATGCACCACAGCCTGCGCACGTCCGATATCGTGGGCCGCTTTGGTGGCGAAGAGTTCGTAGTGATCCTGCCGGACACGCCGGTAAACGAAGCCGTGGAGCTGGTGCAACGGCTGCAGCGCGAGCTCACCAAGAACTTTTTCCTGGCCAACCAGGACAAGCTGGTGGTGACCTTCAGTGCCGGCGTGGCGCTGTGGCACCGTGGCGAACAGGATTGCGATGTGATCGAGCGCGCCGACCGCGCCATGTACCAGGCCAAGCTGGCGGGCAAAAACCGTACGCTATCGGCCGAAAACTAA
- the guaA gene encoding glutamine-hydrolyzing GMP synthase: MDKILILDFGSQVTQLIARRVREAHVYCELHPFDMPIDEIRAFAPKAIILSGGPNSVYESDYQADPAVFELGVPVLGICYGMQFMAQTLGGKVEAGDKREFGYAQIQARHHSKLLEGLQDHVDDAGNGFLDVWMSHGDKVTALPAGFNVIAETPSCPIAAMADEARGFYAVQFHPEVTHTKRGTEMLHRFVLHVANAKPSWTMPNYIEEAVQKIRDQVGNEEVILGLSGGVDSSVAAALIHRAIGDQLTCVFVDHGLLRLNEGKMVMEMFAQNLGVKVIHVDATEQFMSKLAGEADPEKKRKIIGGEFVEVFQRESGKLTNAKWLAQGTIYPDVIESAGAKTGKAHAIKSHHNVGGLPDDMNLKLLEPLRDLFKDEVRQLGVALGLPHDMVYRHPFPGPGLGVRILGEVKMEYADLLRRADAIFIEELRNTIDEKTGKNWYELTSQAFAVFLPVKSVGVMGDGRTYDYVCALRAVVTSDFMTAHWAELPYSLLGRVSNRIINEVRGLNRVVYDVSGKPPATIEWE; this comes from the coding sequence ATGGACAAAATCCTCATCCTCGATTTCGGCTCCCAGGTCACCCAGCTGATCGCGCGCCGTGTACGTGAAGCGCATGTTTACTGCGAGCTGCACCCGTTCGACATGCCCATAGACGAGATCCGTGCCTTCGCCCCGAAAGCCATCATTCTCTCCGGTGGCCCCAACTCGGTGTACGAGTCCGACTACCAGGCCGACCCGGCCGTATTTGAGCTGGGCGTGCCCGTACTGGGCATCTGCTACGGCATGCAGTTCATGGCCCAGACCCTGGGCGGCAAAGTAGAAGCTGGCGACAAGCGCGAGTTCGGCTACGCCCAGATCCAGGCCCGCCACCACTCCAAGCTGCTGGAAGGCCTGCAAGACCACGTAGACGACGCCGGCAACGGCTTCCTGGACGTGTGGATGAGCCACGGCGATAAAGTCACCGCGCTGCCAGCCGGCTTTAACGTGATTGCCGAAACCCCGTCCTGCCCGATCGCCGCCATGGCCGACGAAGCACGTGGTTTCTACGCCGTACAGTTCCACCCGGAAGTGACCCACACCAAGCGCGGCACCGAAATGCTGCACCGCTTTGTACTGCATGTGGCCAACGCCAAGCCTAGCTGGACCATGCCGAACTACATCGAAGAAGCGGTACAGAAAATCCGCGACCAGGTGGGCAACGAAGAAGTCATCCTTGGCCTGTCCGGCGGCGTGGACTCGTCCGTAGCCGCGGCACTGATCCACCGCGCCATCGGCGACCAGCTCACCTGCGTTTTCGTTGACCACGGCCTGCTGCGCCTGAACGAAGGCAAGATGGTAATGGAAATGTTCGCGCAGAACCTGGGCGTGAAAGTGATCCACGTCGATGCGACCGAACAGTTCATGAGCAAACTGGCCGGCGAAGCCGACCCGGAGAAAAAGCGCAAAATCATCGGCGGTGAATTCGTCGAAGTATTCCAGCGCGAATCCGGCAAGCTCACCAACGCCAAATGGCTGGCACAAGGCACTATCTACCCGGACGTGATCGAATCTGCTGGCGCCAAAACCGGCAAGGCACACGCCATCAAGAGCCACCACAACGTGGGCGGCCTGCCGGACGACATGAACCTGAAGCTGCTGGAACCGCTGCGCGACCTGTTCAAGGACGAAGTGCGCCAGCTGGGCGTGGCCCTGGGCCTGCCGCACGACATGGTTTACCGCCACCCGTTCCCGGGCCCGGGCCTGGGCGTGCGCATTCTGGGTGAAGTGAAAATGGAATACGCCGACCTGCTGCGCCGCGCCGATGCCATCTTCATCGAAGAGCTGCGTAACACCATCGACGAAAAAACCGGCAAAAACTGGTATGAACTCACCAGCCAGGCCTTTGCCGTATTCCTGCCGGTGAAATCGGTAGGCGTGATGGGCGATGGCCGCACCTACGACTACGTATGCGCCCTGCGTGCCGTGGTCACCAGCGACTTCATGACCGCCCACTGGGCCGAGCTGCCATACAGCCTGCTGGGCCGCGTGTCCAACCGCATCATCAACGAAGTACGCGGCCTGAACCGCGTGGTTTACGATGTATCGGGCAAACCGCCGGCAACCATCGAGTGGGAATAA
- a CDS encoding type II toxin-antitoxin system RatA family toxin, translated as MQVVEKNVLVAHTPEQMFRLVDEVSQYPRFLPWCARGEEHSREGDTLVASLHIDYLRVKQHFTTRNVNQPPSTILMQLVDGPFKFLEGRWHFHPLGEVGCKVEFRLSYEFSSKLLETIIGPVFGHISGTLVDAFIKEADRVYGDD; from the coding sequence ATGCAAGTCGTCGAAAAAAACGTGCTGGTGGCGCATACGCCCGAGCAGATGTTCCGTCTGGTGGACGAAGTCAGCCAGTACCCGCGCTTTTTGCCGTGGTGTGCCAGGGGCGAGGAGCACTCGCGCGAGGGCGACACCCTGGTGGCCAGCCTGCATATCGATTACCTGAGAGTGAAGCAGCATTTCACCACGCGTAACGTGAACCAGCCGCCGTCTACCATCCTGATGCAGCTGGTGGATGGGCCGTTCAAGTTTCTGGAAGGGCGCTGGCACTTTCATCCGCTGGGCGAGGTGGGGTGCAAGGTAGAGTTTCGCCTGAGTTACGAGTTTTCCAGCAAATTGCTGGAAACCATCATCGGCCCGGTGTTTGGCCACATTTCCGGTACGCTGGTAGACGCGTTCATCAAGGAAGCCGACCGGGTGTACGGCGATGACTGA